The following coding sequences are from one Paenibacillus sp. JDR-2 window:
- the glpK gene encoding glycerol kinase GlpK, with the protein MTQQETYIIALDQGTTSTRAILFDKAGNPRAVAQTAVDCTFPHPGWVEQDAEQLWETSLKVIRELLAKEGLEADRIAAIGISNQRETTIIWDKMTGKPVYNAVVWQSRQTSGICEALKEAGHEMPIREKTGLLIDPYFSGTKAKWVLNEVTGAREKAAAGELLFGTVDSWLIWKLTGGAVHVTDYSNASRTLLYNIHELKWDADLLEWLDIPASMLPEVRSSSEVYGETEAALFGGPIAIAGAAGDQQAALFGHGCFEKGEAKNTYGTGCFMLMNTGTEPIRSEHGLLTTIAWGLDGQVEYALEGSVFVAGSAVQWLRDGMELIESSEESEKLASAVDSTEGVYVVPAFVGLGTPYWDSEVRGAVFGMTRGTRREHFVRATLESIAYQTKDVLDAMEQSAGIPLQTLCVDGGAIRNNLLMQFQSDLLGVPVERPVISETTALGAAYLAGLAVGYWQGRGEILEQRRLDLVFEPAMAQERVDQLYAGWQKAVKAAMAFR; encoded by the coding sequence ATGACGCAGCAGGAAACCTATATCATCGCGCTGGACCAAGGAACAACGAGCACACGTGCGATTTTATTCGATAAAGCGGGGAACCCGCGCGCGGTTGCCCAGACGGCGGTGGACTGCACGTTCCCGCATCCGGGCTGGGTAGAGCAGGACGCCGAGCAGCTGTGGGAAACCTCGCTGAAGGTAATTCGCGAGCTGCTTGCGAAGGAAGGCTTGGAGGCGGATCGCATCGCCGCGATCGGTATCTCCAATCAGCGGGAGACGACGATAATCTGGGACAAAATGACGGGGAAGCCCGTCTATAACGCCGTCGTCTGGCAATCGCGCCAGACTTCGGGCATTTGCGAAGCCTTGAAGGAAGCAGGACATGAGATGCCGATCCGGGAGAAAACAGGGCTCCTGATCGACCCCTATTTCTCCGGAACAAAGGCGAAATGGGTGCTTAACGAGGTAACGGGAGCGCGTGAAAAAGCCGCGGCCGGCGAGTTGTTATTCGGCACCGTGGACAGCTGGCTGATCTGGAAGCTGACCGGCGGAGCGGTTCACGTGACGGACTATTCGAATGCGTCGCGGACGCTGCTGTACAACATCCATGAGCTGAAGTGGGATGCCGACCTGCTCGAATGGCTGGACATTCCGGCTTCCATGCTGCCGGAGGTGCGCTCTTCTTCCGAGGTGTACGGCGAAACGGAAGCGGCGCTGTTTGGCGGGCCTATTGCTATCGCGGGCGCGGCGGGCGACCAGCAGGCCGCTTTGTTTGGGCATGGATGCTTTGAAAAGGGCGAAGCGAAAAACACGTACGGCACCGGCTGTTTTATGCTGATGAACACCGGCACGGAGCCGATCCGTTCGGAGCATGGCCTGCTTACGACCATTGCCTGGGGCTTAGACGGACAGGTGGAATACGCGCTTGAAGGCAGCGTCTTTGTAGCCGGTTCGGCGGTACAGTGGCTTCGCGACGGCATGGAATTAATCGAGTCCTCGGAGGAGAGCGAAAAGCTGGCTTCTGCCGTGGATTCGACGGAAGGCGTTTACGTTGTTCCGGCCTTTGTCGGACTAGGGACGCCTTATTGGGACAGCGAGGTCCGCGGCGCGGTATTCGGCATGACGCGCGGGACGCGGCGCGAGCATTTTGTCCGGGCAACGCTTGAGTCGATTGCGTATCAGACGAAGGATGTGCTGGACGCGATGGAGCAGTCGGCGGGCATTCCGCTGCAAACGCTATGCGTGGACGGCGGCGCGATCCGCAACAATTTGCTCATGCAGTTCCAGAGCGATCTGCTTGGCGTGCCGGTCGAACGGCCGGTCATCAGTGAGACAACAGCGCTTGGCGCCGCTTATTTGGCGGGGCTTGCGGTTGGCTATTGGCAGGGCCGCGGGGAGATTCTGGAGCAGCGGCGGCTGGACCTTGTTTTTGAGCCGGCGATGGCACAGGAACGGGTGGATCAGCTGTATGCCGGTTGGCAAAAGGCGGTAAAGGCGGCAATGGCTTTTCGATAA
- a CDS encoding cache domain-containing sensor histidine kinase codes for MELFKFKSIQTNIAAASACLILLTAILLGVISYQLSASSVRETAQDYTAELIRQVNANIQTYITSMENISMLALSNEDVRELVSEEGNNATNSEELAREQRISAYFHSIIASRKDIASINVIGYNGLFVSDREHVELNPSVRLAEQPWYTSAQEASGRIVVSSSHVQHMFKDEYDWVVSLSRELWSKDQTEPRGVLLVDLNFSVINDTLNNIDLSKRGYIFIVDEDGNIVYHPQQQLIYSNLKSEKIDEVLAKGSGSFMTDEGKTSRIYTIQDTGFGWKIVGVSYVNELIGNKREMQLSMVAAGIFCLIVGLLLAVFISRNLSRPIKQLQEHMKKVEKGIFNIRVPIGNPREIASLARTFNLMVVKIEELMSQVVREQEIKRKSELTALQAQINPHFLYNTLDSIIWMAEGKKTDEVVLMTSALARLFRSSISRGQELVSIRTEIEHVANYLTIQKIRYKDKLDFHIDVDPDIYAYRTLKVLLQPLLENAIYHGIKNRIGTGTIQVTGGKRDGYIWLEVSDNGVGMEAEALRTILEPRRSDRESKGVGVVNVHERIQLYFGKDYGLTYKSVQDEGTTVTVRIAAIEGDELAGGVGA; via the coding sequence ATGGAATTATTTAAATTCAAAAGCATTCAGACGAATATCGCCGCTGCCTCTGCCTGTCTTATTCTGCTTACGGCCATCCTGCTTGGGGTCATCTCTTACCAGTTGTCGGCCTCGTCCGTACGCGAGACGGCCCAGGACTATACGGCGGAGCTGATCCGCCAGGTGAATGCCAACATCCAGACTTACATTACCAGCATGGAAAATATATCGATGCTCGCGCTCAGCAACGAGGATGTCCGCGAGCTTGTAAGCGAAGAGGGGAATAACGCGACAAATTCGGAGGAGCTGGCGCGCGAGCAGCGAATCTCGGCGTATTTTCACTCTATTATCGCTTCGCGCAAAGATATTGCATCGATTAACGTGATTGGCTATAACGGCCTCTTTGTCTCGGACCGCGAGCATGTCGAGCTGAATCCAAGCGTCAGGCTGGCGGAACAGCCCTGGTACACCAGCGCGCAGGAAGCATCGGGCCGGATCGTCGTTTCCTCCTCCCATGTCCAGCATATGTTCAAGGATGAATACGACTGGGTCGTATCGCTCAGCCGGGAGCTGTGGAGCAAGGATCAGACGGAGCCGCGCGGCGTACTGCTTGTCGACCTGAACTTCAGCGTTATCAACGATACTTTGAACAATATCGACTTAAGCAAGCGGGGTTACATTTTTATCGTGGATGAGGACGGCAATATCGTATACCATCCGCAGCAGCAGCTGATCTACAGCAACTTGAAGTCGGAGAAAATCGACGAGGTGCTCGCAAAAGGCAGCGGCAGCTTTATGACCGACGAAGGGAAAACAAGCCGTATCTATACGATTCAGGATACCGGCTTCGGCTGGAAAATCGTTGGCGTGTCCTACGTCAACGAATTGATCGGCAACAAGCGCGAAATGCAGCTGTCGATGGTGGCGGCGGGGATCTTTTGCCTGATTGTAGGCCTGCTGCTTGCCGTCTTTATCTCGCGTAATCTGTCCCGTCCGATCAAGCAGCTGCAGGAGCATATGAAGAAGGTGGAGAAGGGGATTTTCAACATCCGGGTGCCTATCGGCAATCCGCGGGAAATTGCCTCTCTTGCCCGTACGTTTAACCTGATGGTCGTTAAGATCGAGGAGCTGATGAGTCAGGTCGTCCGGGAGCAGGAGATTAAGCGGAAGAGCGAGCTGACTGCGCTGCAGGCGCAGATTAATCCGCATTTTTTGTACAATACGCTGGATTCGATCATCTGGATGGCTGAGGGGAAAAAGACCGACGAGGTCGTTCTGATGACCTCCGCGCTGGCGCGGCTGTTCCGTTCCTCCATCAGCAGGGGACAGGAGCTGGTCTCGATTCGGACGGAGATCGAGCATGTCGCCAACTACCTGACGATTCAGAAAATCCGTTATAAGGACAAGCTGGATTTCCACATCGATGTGGATCCGGATATTTACGCGTACCGGACGCTGAAGGTGCTGCTCCAGCCGCTGCTCGAGAATGCGATCTACCACGGCATCAAGAACAGAATCGGGACGGGAACGATTCAGGTTACCGGCGGCAAGCGGGACGGCTATATTTGGCTGGAAGTGAGCGATAACGGCGTTGGGATGGAGGCGGAGGCGCTCCGAACCATCCTGGAGCCAAGGAGAAGCGACCGGGAAAGCAAAGGCGTTGGCGTGGTGAATGTCCACGAGCGGATCCAGCTTTATTTTGGCAAGGATTACGGCCTGACGTACAAAAGCGTACAGGATGAGGGCACAACCGTAACGGTACGGATAGCCGCCATTGAAGGCGATGAATTGGCCGGGGGTGTTGGCGCATGA
- a CDS encoding PaaX family transcriptional regulator C-terminal domain-containing protein has translation MLSIEKQLLYLLTSGDGAGSGAAVSRLIEVYEARGISHQIVRNALSRLKKEGYAESAERSRYKATPLGEKFIRIINAKPGLYEKEWDGQWCMVMFEIPESERRRRDSFRSELLQLGFGSLYKSVYVSPWDYRDEVIRLGRQCEVAGYITVASTRIVHNGITQEHCFRLWPLKELQALYRDKDRWLQEHLVPVLKGLEHTGDEDGLQLFVLFLELGEIIAELGLRDPMLPDPLLPDDWTGKRQMKQFQGSLRQIAQAIPEQSPYRAFVEHFLGR, from the coding sequence TTGTTATCGATAGAGAAACAGTTGCTGTATCTCCTGACCAGCGGGGATGGAGCCGGATCGGGCGCAGCCGTCAGCAGGCTTATCGAGGTGTATGAAGCGCGGGGCATCTCCCATCAGATTGTGCGCAACGCTCTTTCCAGGCTGAAGAAGGAAGGCTATGCCGAATCGGCGGAACGTTCCCGATACAAGGCAACGCCTCTTGGCGAGAAATTCATCCGGATCATTAACGCTAAGCCCGGTTTATACGAAAAGGAGTGGGACGGGCAATGGTGCATGGTTATGTTCGAGATTCCGGAATCGGAGCGCCGCAGAAGGGATAGCTTCCGATCGGAGCTGTTGCAGCTGGGATTTGGCTCGCTTTATAAAAGCGTCTATGTCTCGCCATGGGATTACCGGGACGAGGTCATCCGGCTCGGCCGGCAATGCGAAGTTGCCGGATATATAACGGTTGCGAGTACAAGGATTGTACATAACGGCATTACGCAGGAGCACTGCTTCCGTCTATGGCCGCTTAAGGAGCTGCAGGCGTTGTACCGGGACAAAGACCGGTGGTTGCAGGAGCACCTGGTACCTGTTCTCAAGGGGCTTGAACATACGGGAGATGAGGACGGACTGCAATTATTTGTCCTTTTTCTCGAATTGGGCGAGATCATTGCGGAGCTTGGTTTGCGCGATCCCATGCTCCCGGATCCGCTGCTTCCGGACGATTGGACAGGAAAGCGGCAAATGAAGCAGTTTCAGGGGAGCCTGCGCCAAATCGCGCAAGCGATACCCGAGCAATCGCCTTACCGCGCCTTTGTGGAGCATTTCCTCGGGCGCTAG
- a CDS encoding glycerol-3-phosphate dehydrogenase/oxidase, giving the protein MASGNGHGGGPALFNALKREEQFGRLQAEEYDLLIIGGGITGAGIALDAVTRGLKTALVEMQDFAAGTSSRSTKLVHGGLRYLKQLEIGVVAEVGKERAIVYENGPHVTTPEWMLLPIYKGGSFGKFSTSLGLRLYDFLAGVKRAERRKMLGTDETVTREPLLKRKGLKGGGYYVEYRTDDARLTIEVMKKAFDLGACALSYVKAESLLYENGRIAGAELRDQLTGNMGQVKAKVTINAAGPWVDTIREKDGSKKGKTLHHTKGVHLVFDQKRFPLGQAIYFDSADGRMLFAIPRDGKTYIGTTDTDYKEDLVHPRMTAADRQYILKAANGMFPTLGLKAEDVESSWAGVRPLIHQEGKDPSEISRRDEVLVSPSGLLSMAGGKLTGYRKMAETVMDQAAEQLAKAGRVNIGSSQTKTLPISGGDVGGAGGYERFIADKAAAAVTAGLAGSDAERLVRRFGSNIDTVISLMSEAQEEAIRRKLPVTLLLELLYAIRHEMACKPVDFWIRRSGSLLFDRSRVIRWKDGVHRYMAELFGWSAGISAAYAGELERELQLAVAPTE; this is encoded by the coding sequence ATGGCAAGCGGGAACGGGCATGGGGGAGGACCAGCTTTATTTAACGCTCTAAAGAGAGAGGAGCAGTTCGGGCGGCTGCAGGCGGAGGAATACGATCTGCTTATTATCGGCGGAGGCATTACCGGGGCGGGGATCGCGCTTGACGCGGTTACGCGGGGATTAAAGACGGCGCTGGTGGAGATGCAGGATTTTGCCGCGGGTACGTCAAGCCGTTCGACCAAGCTGGTGCATGGCGGTCTGCGTTACTTGAAGCAGCTCGAGATCGGAGTTGTAGCCGAGGTCGGCAAGGAACGCGCCATTGTGTACGAGAACGGGCCGCATGTGACAACGCCGGAATGGATGCTGCTCCCGATCTATAAAGGCGGCAGCTTCGGGAAGTTTAGTACTTCGCTTGGGCTTCGTTTGTATGATTTTCTGGCTGGAGTCAAACGCGCCGAGCGGCGAAAAATGCTTGGAACGGACGAGACGGTCACGCGCGAGCCGCTTCTGAAGCGGAAAGGCCTGAAGGGCGGCGGCTATTATGTCGAATATCGTACCGATGATGCCAGATTAACGATTGAAGTGATGAAAAAAGCCTTCGATCTGGGAGCATGCGCGCTCTCTTACGTGAAGGCCGAATCGCTGTTGTACGAGAACGGGCGGATCGCCGGTGCGGAGCTGAGGGATCAACTGACGGGCAACATGGGACAAGTGAAGGCGAAGGTTACTATTAATGCTGCCGGTCCTTGGGTAGATACGATACGGGAGAAGGACGGATCCAAGAAAGGGAAGACGCTCCATCATACGAAAGGCGTCCATCTCGTATTCGACCAGAAAAGGTTCCCGCTTGGTCAGGCGATCTACTTCGACTCGGCGGACGGCCGGATGCTGTTTGCGATTCCCCGCGACGGAAAGACGTATATCGGCACAACCGATACCGATTACAAGGAGGACCTTGTCCATCCTCGGATGACGGCTGCAGACCGCCAGTATATTTTGAAAGCGGCTAACGGTATGTTCCCTACGCTTGGGCTGAAAGCCGAGGATGTGGAGTCCAGCTGGGCAGGCGTACGGCCGCTTATTCACCAGGAAGGGAAAGACCCTTCCGAGATTTCGCGGCGCGACGAGGTACTGGTATCGCCTTCGGGCCTTCTCTCCATGGCAGGCGGCAAGCTGACCGGCTACCGGAAAATGGCCGAGACCGTTATGGATCAGGCGGCAGAGCAGCTCGCCAAAGCCGGGCGCGTCAATATTGGCTCAAGCCAAACGAAGACGCTTCCGATCTCGGGAGGCGACGTTGGCGGCGCGGGAGGGTATGAGCGATTTATCGCGGATAAAGCGGCGGCTGCCGTCACGGCGGGGCTCGCCGGCTCCGATGCGGAACGGCTTGTCCGACGGTTCGGTTCCAACATCGATACCGTGATCAGCCTTATGTCCGAAGCGCAGGAAGAAGCGATCCGCCGAAAGCTTCCGGTTACGCTTCTGCTGGAGCTGTTGTATGCGATCCGCCACGAGATGGCCTGCAAGCCGGTCGACTTCTGGATCCGCCGGAGCGGCAGCCTCCTGTTCGACCGCAGCCGTGTCATCCGCTGGAAGGACGGCGTGCACCGTTATATGGCGGAGCTATTCGGCTGGTCCGCCGGCATAAGCGCTGCTTATGCCGGGGAGCTGGAGCGCGAGCTCCAGCTGGCGGTGGCACCGACGGAGTAG
- a CDS encoding AEC family transporter — protein sequence MNNIWHTFLYIIVPILIPLAIGAWLHRKFKFELGGFSKMLMYYYIPALAFVKVYEAELTASLVGTIFLFLAAQFILIVLLGHGVSRMLRHPKPLAASFSNSIALTNNGNVGIPVNAMAFKHDPFAMSIQMMVVTFELFATFTFGLLNASRAASGLKNSLLQFAKTPVLYAIIAGTLLRIAHIPMPEPLLTPLSTIADGMLSFALLTIGAQMASTMLSLHTITVLWSSLIRLAAAPVIAWLLLELMHVQGVTAQALFIASAIPTSRNSAALALEYNNEPGFAAQAVLFSTLLSSVTLTIIIQLSGTLFPA from the coding sequence TTGAATAATATATGGCATACATTCCTCTACATTATCGTTCCGATTCTTATTCCGCTGGCCATCGGCGCATGGCTTCACCGCAAATTCAAGTTCGAGCTTGGCGGCTTCTCCAAGATGCTCATGTATTACTACATTCCCGCGCTTGCCTTCGTAAAAGTATACGAAGCCGAGCTGACCGCTTCCTTGGTGGGTACCATTTTCCTGTTCCTCGCCGCGCAGTTCATCCTAATCGTCCTGCTCGGTCATGGCGTAAGCCGGATGCTTCGCCATCCCAAGCCGCTTGCCGCGAGCTTCTCCAACAGTATCGCTTTAACGAATAATGGCAATGTCGGTATCCCCGTTAATGCCATGGCGTTCAAACATGATCCGTTTGCGATGTCGATACAGATGATGGTCGTGACCTTTGAGCTGTTCGCCACCTTTACCTTTGGTCTGCTTAATGCCAGCAGAGCGGCAAGCGGCCTTAAGAACTCATTGCTGCAATTTGCCAAAACGCCTGTATTATATGCCATTATTGCAGGTACTCTTCTGCGGATCGCCCACATTCCTATGCCGGAGCCTCTTCTGACGCCTTTATCGACCATTGCCGACGGGATGCTCAGCTTCGCATTACTCACGATTGGCGCACAGATGGCTTCCACGATGCTGTCACTCCATACGATTACCGTCTTATGGAGCAGTCTCATCCGGCTAGCGGCAGCTCCCGTTATAGCCTGGCTGCTTCTTGAGCTCATGCATGTACAAGGCGTTACGGCGCAGGCACTCTTTATCGCAAGCGCGATTCCGACTAGCCGCAACAGTGCCGCGCTTGCCCTTGAGTACAACAATGAGCCTGGCTTTGCCGCCCAGGCCGTGTTGTTCTCCACCTTGCTCAGCAGCGTTACGCTAACGATCATCATCCAGCTGTCGGGTACGCTCTTCCCGGCATAA
- a CDS encoding response regulator transcription factor: protein MYTILLVDDEAVVREGIRERIPWEELGFRCVADCENGVQALEEIERLRPHIVLTDINMPFMDGLALSREVMERYPETKVVILTGYDDFEYAQQALKLKVKDFILKPVTAAEFSAMLHKLRLELDEEKREREDLARLQSQLHESMPLLKERFLERMSTMALTEKEIASRLHYFQIQLKGPCYLGLAIDTDRLEEQGGADTDRELLRFAVYNIAQEIISGEPGAVVFRSREERVMAVLGGEREELLQEKAQELAERIRQSAVQFLKLTVSVGIGMTVHSYTGIRETCKAAAAALDYRLVLGDNSVISILDMEKRRSSPAGHPAQFDRELIAGIKTGTADEVERAIEALIRYNKAELTSIDHCYLRIQRTILAVMQALGDIGCKESEVFGEGVNPMTEIYRFRTMEEIGEWLKTACRQAVHSVTATRHDQCRSQIEEAIAYLESHYEDENLSVKAVCKQVHMSVSYFSAAFKSHTGRTFIEYATAVRMDKAKELLKFTGLRTYEIAARTGYSDAQYFSVLFKKHTGESPTDYRHRTAAEQA from the coding sequence TTGTATACGATATTGCTGGTGGATGATGAAGCGGTCGTAAGGGAAGGCATCAGGGAGCGCATACCATGGGAGGAGCTTGGCTTTCGGTGCGTGGCGGATTGCGAGAATGGCGTGCAGGCGCTGGAGGAGATCGAACGGCTGCGGCCGCATATCGTGCTGACGGATATTAACATGCCGTTTATGGACGGGCTGGCCTTGTCCCGCGAAGTTATGGAACGGTATCCGGAGACAAAGGTCGTGATCCTTACCGGATACGATGATTTCGAATACGCGCAGCAGGCGCTGAAGCTGAAGGTAAAGGATTTTATCTTGAAGCCGGTAACGGCAGCAGAGTTCTCGGCGATGCTGCATAAGCTTCGGCTGGAACTGGACGAGGAGAAAAGAGAGCGGGAGGATCTGGCCCGGCTGCAAAGCCAGCTGCATGAGAGCATGCCGCTCCTCAAGGAACGCTTCCTCGAGCGGATGTCGACGATGGCCTTAACCGAGAAGGAAATTGCGTCGCGTCTGCATTATTTTCAGATTCAACTGAAGGGGCCCTGCTATCTGGGGTTGGCGATCGACACGGACCGCTTGGAAGAGCAGGGCGGGGCGGATACGGACCGGGAGCTGCTTAGGTTTGCCGTGTACAATATCGCGCAGGAGATCATTAGCGGGGAGCCCGGAGCCGTTGTTTTCCGCAGCAGAGAGGAACGGGTGATGGCCGTCCTCGGCGGTGAGCGAGAGGAGCTGCTGCAAGAAAAGGCGCAGGAGCTGGCTGAGCGTATCCGGCAATCGGCGGTTCAATTCCTGAAGCTGACAGTTTCGGTCGGAATCGGCATGACCGTCCATAGTTACACGGGAATCAGAGAGACCTGCAAGGCTGCGGCGGCAGCGTTGGACTATCGGCTTGTGCTTGGCGACAACAGCGTCATCAGCATTCTGGATATGGAGAAGCGCCGAAGCTCGCCGGCCGGGCATCCGGCCCAGTTCGACCGTGAATTAATAGCGGGAATCAAGACGGGCACGGCGGATGAAGTAGAGCGTGCGATCGAAGCGCTGATCCGGTACAACAAAGCGGAACTGACCAGCATCGATCACTGCTATTTGCGTATTCAAAGAACCATTCTTGCCGTCATGCAGGCGCTTGGCGATATTGGCTGCAAGGAGTCCGAGGTGTTCGGAGAAGGCGTTAACCCGATGACCGAAATCTACCGGTTCAGGACGATGGAAGAGATCGGGGAATGGCTGAAGACGGCCTGCCGGCAAGCCGTTCATAGCGTAACGGCAACTCGCCACGACCAGTGCCGGTCACAGATTGAAGAAGCGATTGCCTATCTGGAATCCCATTACGAGGACGAGAATCTATCGGTGAAAGCCGTCTGCAAGCAGGTTCACATGAGCGTCAGCTATTTCAGCGCGGCCTTTAAATCCCACACCGGCAGAACCTTTATCGAGTACGCGACTGCCGTACGGATGGACAAAGCGAAGGAACTGCTGAAATTTACCGGCCTTCGAACCTACGAGATTGCCGCCAGAACTGGCTATAGCGATGCGCAGTATTTCAGCGTTCTGTTCAAAAAGCATACGGGGGAATCTCCAACGGATTACCGTCATCGGACGGCGGCGGAACAGGCATGA
- a CDS encoding substrate-binding domain-containing protein, producing the protein MSEYRRRSASVAIAAILIVVAVVGIYKWAASQRTEKTVDIIVTVKAKSSAIDFWKVLITGVEDAANEFGANVTVIGPPSETEIDTQTEQLKQAIRQKPDAIVMAATDYNRLVPVAQQIVKAGIKLITVDSRINSDDALSFIATDNIAAGEKAGEEMAKLLPESSSSKVAIMSYVYGTSSQLEREKGVRQWLEGHSHIEVASTLYSEGRLEKAYELTKELLSEDPGIKGIVGLNEPSTVGAGRAIRDLGLSGKVKLVGFDSSVDEVKLIEGGVLQATIVQKPYNMGYLSVKTAIEAVRGKKVPKLIDTESVIINKDNMYTEQNQKLLFPFVGE; encoded by the coding sequence ATGAGCGAGTATAGACGCAGATCGGCCTCTGTCGCCATTGCCGCGATTCTTATCGTGGTTGCTGTCGTTGGCATCTATAAATGGGCGGCAAGCCAGCGAACGGAGAAGACTGTCGATATCATTGTTACGGTAAAAGCAAAAAGCTCGGCGATTGATTTCTGGAAGGTGCTGATCACCGGAGTTGAGGATGCAGCCAATGAATTTGGCGCCAATGTGACGGTTATTGGACCTCCGTCCGAGACGGAGATTGACACTCAGACGGAACAGCTGAAGCAGGCAATCCGGCAGAAGCCGGATGCGATCGTGATGGCCGCTACCGATTATAACCGGCTGGTTCCTGTCGCCCAGCAGATCGTTAAGGCGGGCATCAAGCTTATTACGGTAGATTCCCGCATTAACAGCGATGATGCGCTCAGCTTTATCGCAACGGATAATATTGCAGCCGGAGAGAAGGCCGGAGAAGAGATGGCCAAGCTGCTGCCGGAGTCCTCTTCCTCGAAAGTCGCCATTATGAGTTATGTTTACGGAACCTCGTCACAGCTTGAACGGGAAAAGGGTGTGCGGCAGTGGCTGGAAGGACATTCACATATTGAGGTAGCAAGTACGCTCTATAGCGAAGGCCGGCTCGAGAAGGCTTATGAGCTGACCAAGGAGCTGCTCTCCGAGGATCCTGGCATTAAAGGGATTGTTGGGTTAAATGAGCCTTCCACCGTGGGTGCCGGCCGAGCGATCCGGGATCTTGGGCTTAGCGGCAAAGTAAAGCTTGTTGGCTTCGACAGCTCGGTGGATGAAGTGAAGCTGATTGAAGGCGGCGTGCTGCAGGCAACCATTGTCCAGAAGCCTTACAATATGGGCTACCTCAGCGTAAAGACGGCTATTGAAGCGGTGCGGGGCAAGAAGGTGCCGAAGCTGATCGATACGGAATCGGTCATTATCAACAAAGACAATATGTACACGGAACAAAATCAGAAGCTGCTCTTCCCCTTTGTGGGAGAGTAG
- a CDS encoding sugar ABC transporter ATP-binding protein, producing MKDILVRMEGINKYFPGVQALQDCRFELRRGEVHALVGENGAGKSTMMKVLTGVYQKDGGNIVYDGTEVEIPNSKIAQNLGISIIHQELNLAPDLTVAQNIYIGREPRRVLRLFLNERELKRKVERLFERLNMDLDPDEPVANLTVAKQQMVEIAKALSYDAKVLIMDEPTAALSDTEIDDLFVIINQLRANGVGIVYISHRMDELKRITDRITVMRDGRYIDTVPTASVTNEQIIAMMVGREIYDSTKQNRIAENSETVLEVKGLSRKGALDNISFKLRKGEIIGFAGLIGAGRTEVARAIFGADPIDAGEITVHGRKVVMKQPYDAVQAGIGYLSEDRKRYGCIVEMDVKTNVAVASLRQYANGVGWVNRSKIAKAADQIVEMLKVKTPHIDQDVKFLSGGNQQKVVIGKWLTRDCDILIFDEPTRGIDVGAKGEIYKLLNDLAAKGKSIIMISSELPEILRMSHRIIVMCEGRITGELGREEATQEQIMRYATLRA from the coding sequence ATGAAGGACATACTCGTTCGCATGGAAGGGATCAACAAATATTTTCCGGGCGTTCAAGCCTTGCAGGACTGCCGCTTCGAATTAAGGCGGGGCGAGGTGCACGCGCTGGTCGGAGAGAACGGGGCGGGCAAGTCTACCATGATGAAGGTGCTGACCGGCGTGTATCAGAAGGATGGGGGAAACATCGTATACGACGGAACGGAAGTCGAGATTCCCAATTCAAAAATCGCTCAGAACTTGGGGATATCGATCATCCACCAGGAGCTCAACCTGGCCCCTGATCTGACGGTGGCGCAGAACATCTATATCGGACGAGAGCCGCGGCGGGTACTTCGACTGTTTCTGAACGAGCGGGAGCTGAAGCGGAAGGTGGAGCGGTTGTTCGAGCGGCTGAACATGGATCTGGATCCGGATGAACCGGTCGCCAATCTTACGGTAGCGAAGCAGCAGATGGTGGAGATCGCCAAAGCGTTGTCTTACGACGCCAAGGTGCTCATCATGGACGAACCAACCGCGGCGCTGAGCGATACGGAGATCGATGATCTGTTCGTTATTATAAACCAGCTTAGAGCAAACGGAGTTGGCATCGTTTATATATCGCACCGGATGGATGAGCTGAAGCGGATTACCGACCGGATTACCGTCATGCGGGACGGACGATATATCGATACCGTGCCGACGGCTTCCGTTACGAACGAGCAGATCATTGCGATGATGGTTGGCCGCGAGATCTATGACAGCACGAAGCAGAATCGGATAGCGGAGAACAGCGAGACGGTTCTTGAGGTGAAGGGGTTAAGCCGCAAGGGAGCGCTGGACAATATCAGCTTCAAGCTCCGAAAAGGAGAAATCATCGGCTTCGCGGGGCTGATTGGAGCGGGACGGACAGAGGTGGCGAGAGCGATTTTTGGCGCCGATCCGATCGATGCGGGCGAGATAACCGTGCATGGACGCAAGGTCGTAATGAAGCAGCCTTATGACGCGGTACAGGCGGGAATCGGATACTTGTCCGAGGACCGCAAGCGGTACGGCTGCATTGTGGAGATGGATGTGAAGACAAACGTGGCTGTCGCCTCGCTTCGGCAATATGCGAATGGGGTAGGCTGGGTGAACCGGAGCAAGATTGCGAAGGCGGCCGATCAGATTGTCGAGATGCTGAAGGTGAAGACGCCTCATATCGATCAGGATGTCAAATTCCTCTCGGGAGGCAATCAGCAGAAGGTTGTTATCGGCAAATGGCTGACCCGAGACTGCGACATTTTGATCTTTGATGAACCTACCCGCGGGATCGATGTTGGAGCAAAAGGCGAAATTTACAAGCTGCTGAACGATCTCGCCGCCAAGGGCAAATCGATTATTATGATCTCCTCGGAGCTTCCCGAGATTTTGCGGATGAGCCATCGCATTATCGTTATGTGCGAAGGGCGCATCACGGGCGAACTGGGCCGCGAGGAAGCCACGCAGGAGCAGATTATGCGATATGCGACATTAAGAGCTTGA